Proteins encoded by one window of Lutibacter sp. A64:
- the mreC gene encoding rod shape-determining protein MreC, with the protein MQQLIYFIRKFRYFLLFILLEVIAFIFIIQHHSFHKSKFINSANAITGGVYNTVSSVNNFLHLKTENKQLIEENTLLKNLLYKRDLELNKDNFTLNDSSKYGQKYEFSYGKIINNNYTNRDNILTLNKGKNQGVTSDLGVINSKGIIGVTKNTSNNYTTVLSILNTKSMINVRLKNSNHFGTLVWNGKDYNVLQLIDIPRQAQIKIGDTIITGGKSAIFPEGIKIGAVRNFKFENNQYKNIDILLFNDMSAISYVQIIKNLERVEQLNIESNTLNE; encoded by the coding sequence ATGCAGCAATTAATTTACTTTATTAGAAAATTTAGATACTTTCTGCTATTTATACTTTTAGAAGTTATAGCATTTATTTTTATAATTCAACACCATTCATTTCATAAAAGTAAATTTATTAATTCTGCAAACGCAATTACCGGTGGTGTATACAACACTGTTAGTTCTGTAAATAATTTTTTACATCTAAAAACAGAAAATAAACAATTAATTGAAGAAAACACCTTATTAAAAAATTTACTATACAAACGTGACCTAGAATTAAATAAAGATAATTTTACGCTAAATGATTCTTCTAAATACGGTCAAAAATACGAATTCTCTTACGGAAAAATTATAAATAATAATTACACTAATAGAGACAACATTTTAACATTAAACAAAGGTAAAAACCAAGGTGTTACTTCAGATTTAGGCGTTATAAATAGTAAAGGTATAATTGGTGTAACAAAAAACACTTCTAACAATTACACTACTGTACTATCTATTTTAAACACCAAATCTATGATTAATGTACGTTTAAAAAATAGCAATCATTTTGGTACATTAGTTTGGAATGGAAAAGATTATAACGTACTACAACTTATAGATATTCCAAGGCAAGCACAAATTAAAATTGGTGATACAATTATTACTGGAGGAAAATCAGCTATTTTCCCTGAAGGAATAAAAATTGGAGCTGTAAGAAATTTTAAATTCGAAAATAACCAATATAAAAACATAGATATTTTATTATTTAATGATATGAGCGCTATTAGCTATGTTCAAATTATTAAAAACCTAGAAAGAGTTGAACAACTAAATATAGAAAGTAATACATTAAATGAATAA
- a CDS encoding rod shape-determining protein translates to MGFFDFMTEDIAIDLGTANTLIIHDGKVVVDAPSIVARDRSTGKIIATGKKASLMQGKTHENIKTIRPLKDGVIADFEASEQMIKEFIKSIPSIKKRFFTPSLRMVICIPSGITEVEKRAVIDSSEHMNAKEIYLIHEPMAAAIGIGIDIMQPKGNMIIDIGGGTTEIAVIALGGIVCDKSVKVAGDVFTSDIAYYMRTQHNLYVGERTAEKIKIQIGAATEDLETPPEDMLVQGRDLLSGKPKQVQVSFREISKALDKSILRIEDAVMETLSKTPPELAADIYNTGIYLAGGGSMLRGLDKRLSRKTDLPVYVAEDPLRAVVRGTGISLKDLEKYKNVLMK, encoded by the coding sequence ATGGGTTTTTTCGATTTTATGACCGAAGATATTGCCATTGATTTAGGTACAGCAAATACCCTAATTATACACGATGGCAAAGTGGTTGTTGATGCTCCATCAATAGTAGCGAGAGATAGAAGCACTGGTAAAATTATAGCTACTGGTAAAAAAGCCAGTTTAATGCAAGGAAAAACTCATGAAAACATAAAAACTATTAGACCGTTAAAAGATGGTGTAATTGCAGATTTTGAAGCTTCGGAACAAATGATAAAAGAATTTATCAAAAGTATACCTAGCATAAAAAAACGTTTTTTCACACCTTCTTTACGAATGGTAATATGTATCCCTTCTGGAATTACAGAAGTTGAAAAAAGAGCTGTAATTGATTCTTCTGAGCATATGAATGCTAAAGAAATTTATCTAATTCATGAACCAATGGCAGCTGCAATTGGTATTGGAATAGACATTATGCAACCAAAAGGAAATATGATTATTGATATTGGAGGTGGTACAACTGAAATTGCAGTAATTGCTTTAGGTGGTATTGTTTGCGATAAATCTGTAAAAGTTGCTGGAGATGTATTTACTTCAGACATTGCTTATTATATGAGAACCCAACACAATTTATATGTTGGTGAACGCACTGCCGAAAAAATAAAAATTCAAATAGGAGCAGCTACAGAAGATTTAGAAACTCCACCTGAAGATATGTTGGTTCAAGGACGTGATTTATTAAGCGGTAAACCTAAACAAGTACAAGTTTCATTTAGAGAAATTTCTAAAGCATTAGATAAATCTATTCTTAGAATTGAAGATGCAGTAATGGAAACCCTTTCTAAAACACCACCTGAATTAGCAGCAGATATATACAATACAGGTATTTATTTAGCCGGAGGTGGTTCTATGTTACGCGGTTTAGACAAACGTTTATCTAGAAAAACAGACCTACCTGTTTATGTTGCTGAAGACCCATTAAGAGCTGTTGTTAGAGGAACTGGAATTTCTCTAAAAGATTTAGAAAAATACAAAAATGTATTAATGAAATAA
- the purH gene encoding bifunctional phosphoribosylaminoimidazolecarboxamide formyltransferase/IMP cyclohydrolase, producing the protein MNTTKKAASALISVFHKDGLEPIVKKLNSLGVTIYSTGGTESFIKDLGIDVIPVEDLTSYPSILGGRVKTLHPKVFGGILARRNNESDISQLGEYEIPELDIVIVDLYPFEKTVASGAPEQDIIEKIDIGGISLIRAAAKNFKDVICVSSMSQYDEFLEIITEGNGATTLEQRKNFAAKSFAVSSHYDSAIFKYLNKNELAFRESFNDASVLRYGENPHQKGYFFGNLDNLFEKLHGKELSYNNLLDVDAAVNLMNEFKNDAPTFAILKHNNACGLAQRATLKQAYLDALAGDPTSAFGGVLISNKEIDAETATEIHKLFCEVVIAPSYSDKALTILKGKKNRIILIQKDIELPNHQYRTALNGVLFQEKDNKTDNASVMTTETVTAPSDSELEDLFFASKICKHTKSNTIVLVKNKQLYASGTGQTSRVDALEQAIAKAKHFNFDLTNAVMASDAFFPFPDCVEIAKNAGVNAVIQPGGSIKDQLSIDYCNNNKMSMIFTGTRHFKH; encoded by the coding sequence ATGAACACAACTAAAAAAGCAGCTTCTGCATTAATTTCTGTATTCCACAAAGATGGATTAGAACCAATTGTTAAAAAATTAAATAGCTTAGGTGTAACCATTTACTCTACTGGCGGAACTGAAAGTTTTATAAAAGATTTAGGAATAGATGTAATTCCTGTTGAAGATTTAACTTCGTACCCTTCAATTTTAGGAGGTCGCGTTAAAACATTACACCCAAAAGTTTTTGGTGGAATTTTAGCCAGAAGAAACAATGAAAGTGATATTTCCCAACTTGGAGAATATGAAATTCCAGAATTAGATATTGTAATTGTTGATTTATATCCTTTTGAAAAAACTGTAGCTAGTGGAGCTCCAGAACAAGATATAATTGAAAAAATTGATATTGGAGGTATTTCTTTAATTAGAGCCGCAGCAAAAAACTTTAAAGATGTAATTTGTGTTTCATCTATGAGTCAATACGACGAGTTTTTAGAAATAATAACTGAAGGAAATGGAGCAACCACATTAGAACAACGCAAAAACTTTGCAGCAAAATCATTTGCAGTATCTAGTCATTACGACAGTGCCATTTTTAAATATTTGAATAAAAATGAATTGGCATTTAGAGAAAGTTTTAACGATGCTTCAGTTTTAAGATATGGAGAAAACCCACATCAAAAAGGTTATTTCTTTGGAAACTTAGACAATCTTTTTGAAAAATTACACGGTAAAGAACTTTCATACAATAATTTATTAGATGTAGATGCCGCTGTAAACTTAATGAACGAATTTAAAAACGACGCTCCAACCTTTGCTATATTAAAACATAATAATGCTTGCGGTTTAGCACAAAGAGCAACTTTAAAACAAGCCTATTTAGATGCTTTGGCAGGTGACCCAACTTCTGCTTTTGGAGGCGTTTTAATTTCAAATAAAGAAATTGACGCTGAAACTGCCACTGAAATTCATAAATTATTTTGTGAAGTTGTAATAGCTCCTAGTTATTCTGATAAAGCTTTAACAATTCTTAAAGGTAAAAAGAATAGAATTATTTTAATTCAAAAAGATATTGAATTACCTAACCACCAATACAGAACAGCATTAAATGGTGTTTTATTTCAAGAGAAGGACAACAAAACAGATAATGCAAGCGTTATGACCACCGAAACTGTTACTGCACCATCTGATAGCGAGTTAGAAGATTTATTCTTTGCTTCAAAAATTTGTAAACACACCAAATCTAATACAATTGTTTTGGTAAAAAACAAACAATTATATGCTAGTGGAACAGGTCAAACAAGTAGAGTTGACGCCTTAGAGCAAGCAATTGCTAAAGCAAAACACTTTAATTTTGACTTAACAAATGCAGTAATGGCAAGTGATGCCTTTTTCCCGTTTCCAGATTGTGTTGAAATAGCAAAAAATGCAGGTGTAAATGCTGTTATTCAGCCTGGGGGCTCTATAAAAGACCAATTATCTATAGATTATTGTAATAATAATAAAATGTCTATGATATTTACAGGAACACGTCATTTTAAACACTAA
- a CDS encoding GAF domain-containing protein, with translation MNTTELKKSISTIIDTSSNTETKLQNICDFLKQEINYYDWVGFYFKNGNKNELKLAQFSGEPTEHTIIPFGKGICGQVAVSNKNFIVQDVASQDNYISCGWKVKSEIVIPIFINNENIGQIDIDSHTVNPFTKDDENLLEFVCEKVAKIL, from the coding sequence ATGAATACTACAGAATTAAAAAAATCAATTTCAACAATAATAGACACTTCTTCAAATACAGAAACCAAACTTCAAAATATATGCGATTTCTTAAAACAAGAAATCAACTATTACGATTGGGTTGGTTTTTATTTTAAAAATGGCAATAAAAACGAATTAAAATTAGCTCAATTTTCAGGAGAACCAACAGAACACACAATTATTCCGTTTGGAAAAGGTATTTGTGGTCAAGTTGCAGTTAGCAATAAAAACTTTATTGTTCAAGATGTTGCTAGTCAAGATAATTATATTTCTTGCGGGTGGAAAGTTAAAAGCGAAATTGTAATTCCAATTTTCATTAATAATGAAAATATTGGACAAATAGATATTGATTCACATACTGTAAATCCTTTTACAAAAGACGATGAAAACCTATTAGAATTTGTGTGTGAAAAAGTAGCAAAGATTCTATAA
- a CDS encoding heavy metal-binding domain-containing protein — protein MKKSILIFAAIFSFVVLFTACKETKKEDAKTESYERSSGEMVSKDVYQCPMDCEDGKTYEAKGACPVCKMDLKIVKVDADSKNPKECKCETEKCTCNKEVAKKDKECTMCKPGSCECKA, from the coding sequence ATGAAAAAATCAATTTTAATTTTTGCAGCAATTTTCTCTTTTGTAGTATTATTTACGGCCTGTAAGGAAACTAAAAAAGAAGATGCTAAAACAGAATCTTATGAGCGCTCAAGTGGAGAAATGGTTTCAAAAGATGTTTATCAATGTCCAATGGATTGTGAAGATGGAAAAACGTATGAAGCTAAAGGCGCTTGTCCGGTATGTAAAATGGATTTAAAAATAGTAAAGGTGGATGCTGATTCTAAAAACCCCAAAGAATGTAAATGCGAAACAGAAAAATGTACTTGCAATAAGGAGGTGGCTAAAAAAGATAAAGAATGTACAATGTGCAAACCTGGTTCTTGTGAATGTAAGGCCTAA
- the lysS gene encoding lysine--tRNA ligase, whose protein sequence is MQLSPLEIVRRESLQKLRELGINPYPAAAFKTTANIKEITSNFSSFEGKEVVLAGRMMSRRIMGKASFAELKDASGRMQIYVNRDEISSEENPTMYNTVFKKLLDMGDIIGIRGEVFKTKVGEVSVKVKELTVLSKSLRPLPVVKTDADGKVHDAFSDAEQRYRQRYVDLIVNDHVKETFIKRTKITNSMRDFFNKKGYLEVETPVLQPIPGGAAARPFITHHNALDMPLYLRIANELYLKRLIVGGFDAVYEFAKDFRNEGMDRTHNPEFTVMELYVAYKDYNWMMNMTEELLEKIAIDTNGTSEVQIGENKVNFKAPYPRVPILEAIKIHTGYDVSGMNEDELRDVCRKVGIEVDETMGIGKMIDELFGEKCEHLYIQPTFITDYPKEMSPLTKEHRSNPALTERFELMVNGKELANAYSELNDPIDQKERFEDQLKLSEKGDDEAMFIDQDFIRALEYGMPPTSGIGIGIDRLVMFMTNNASIQEVLFFPQMKPEKKAPAIELNDDEKAVLEILTKAEKIALPELKSQSGLSNKKWDKTIKGLTKYNLAKVNNTDEGLFVELT, encoded by the coding sequence ATGCAATTATCACCACTTGAAATAGTTAGAAGAGAATCTTTACAAAAACTACGTGAATTAGGTATCAATCCATATCCAGCAGCAGCATTTAAAACCACTGCTAACATAAAGGAAATTACTTCTAACTTTAGCTCTTTTGAAGGTAAAGAAGTTGTTTTAGCCGGTAGAATGATGAGCCGAAGAATAATGGGTAAAGCTTCTTTTGCAGAATTAAAAGATGCTAGTGGCAGAATGCAAATTTACGTAAACAGAGACGAAATTTCTTCTGAAGAAAACCCAACTATGTACAATACTGTATTCAAAAAATTATTGGATATGGGGGATATAATTGGAATTAGGGGTGAAGTTTTTAAAACTAAAGTAGGTGAAGTTTCTGTTAAAGTTAAAGAATTAACCGTGCTTTCTAAAAGTTTACGCCCACTACCAGTTGTAAAAACCGATGCTGATGGTAAAGTTCACGATGCTTTTTCTGACGCAGAACAACGTTACCGTCAACGCTACGTAGATTTAATTGTAAACGACCACGTTAAAGAAACATTTATTAAACGTACAAAAATCACAAATTCAATGCGTGATTTTTTCAACAAAAAAGGCTATTTAGAAGTTGAAACACCAGTACTTCAACCAATACCTGGAGGTGCCGCCGCAAGACCTTTTATCACACATCATAACGCTTTAGATATGCCTTTATATTTGCGTATTGCTAACGAATTGTACTTAAAACGATTAATTGTTGGTGGTTTTGATGCTGTTTATGAATTTGCAAAAGACTTTAGAAACGAAGGAATGGACAGAACTCATAATCCCGAATTTACTGTAATGGAACTATATGTTGCCTACAAAGATTACAACTGGATGATGAATATGACCGAAGAACTTCTTGAAAAAATAGCAATTGACACAAATGGAACCAGCGAAGTACAAATTGGAGAAAACAAAGTAAACTTTAAGGCTCCATATCCTAGAGTACCTATTTTAGAAGCCATTAAAATTCATACAGGTTACGATGTTTCCGGAATGAATGAAGATGAACTAAGAGATGTTTGTAGAAAAGTTGGAATTGAAGTTGACGAAACAATGGGTATTGGTAAAATGATTGACGAATTATTTGGTGAAAAATGTGAACACCTATATATTCAACCAACATTTATAACGGATTATCCAAAAGAAATGAGTCCGCTTACAAAAGAACACCGATCAAACCCAGCTTTAACAGAGCGTTTTGAATTAATGGTAAACGGAAAAGAATTAGCTAATGCATACTCTGAGCTAAACGACCCAATTGATCAAAAAGAACGTTTTGAAGATCAATTAAAATTATCTGAAAAAGGTGATGACGAAGCTATGTTTATAGATCAAGATTTTATTAGAGCATTAGAATATGGTATGCCTCCAACCTCAGGTATTGGTATTGGAATTGACCGTTTAGTAATGTTTATGACCAATAATGCATCTATTCAAGAAGTGCTTTTCTTTCCTCAAATGAAACCAGAGAAAAAAGCTCCTGCTATTGAATTAAATGATGACGAAAAAGCTGTATTAGAAATTCTAACAAAAGCAGAAAAAATTGCATTGCCAGAATTAAAATCTCAAAGTGGTTTAAGCAACAAAAAATGGGATAAAACCATTAAAGGCTTAACAAAATATAATTTAGCCAAAGTAAATAACACCGATGAAGGCTTATTTGTAGAGTTAACATAA
- a CDS encoding type III pantothenate kinase, with product MNLIIDIGNTRIKIAVFNSDELIYNEVITKKEFVNVTLNLIEKFNCKNAIISSVGILKKNEKDKIKAKINVIELNSDTKTPFINNYGTPKTLGVDRIALVAAAVLKYKNKNVLIIDAGTCITFDFVTKDKKYLGGAISPGIEMRYKSLNTFTEKLPLLNAEEGSIELIGTSTETSIHSGVINGVISEIDSVIDKYRKKNKDLTIVLTGGDVNFLSNKLKNSIFANPIFLLEGLNSILTYNLQ from the coding sequence ATGAATTTAATAATAGATATTGGGAATACGAGAATTAAAATTGCTGTTTTTAATAGTGATGAACTAATTTATAATGAAGTTATTACAAAAAAAGAATTTGTAAATGTTACACTAAATTTAATTGAAAAATTTAATTGTAAAAACGCAATAATTTCTTCTGTAGGAATTTTAAAAAAAAATGAAAAAGATAAAATTAAAGCTAAAATAAATGTAATTGAACTTAATTCTGATACCAAAACACCATTTATAAATAATTATGGAACTCCAAAAACGCTTGGTGTTGATCGGATAGCTTTAGTGGCGGCAGCAGTTTTAAAATATAAAAATAAAAATGTATTAATAATTGATGCAGGAACTTGTATAACCTTTGATTTTGTAACAAAAGATAAAAAATATCTTGGAGGTGCTATTTCTCCTGGAATTGAAATGAGGTATAAATCACTTAATACGTTTACAGAAAAACTACCTTTATTAAATGCTGAAGAAGGTTCAATTGAGTTAATTGGTACATCAACAGAAACAAGCATACATTCGGGTGTAATAAATGGAGTTATAAGTGAAATTGATAGTGTAATTGATAAGTATAGAAAAAAAAATAAAGATTTAACGATAGTTTTAACAGGAGGTGATGTTAATTTCTTGTCAAATAAATTAAAAAATAGCATATTTGCCAATCCTATTTTTTTATTAGAGGGATTAAACTCAATTTTGACTTATAATTTACAATAA
- a CDS encoding tetratricopeptide repeat protein has translation MKKMRHYLTLLFLIASMPLVFAQASQDCTIKYNLFKGDYNAKNYDKAYENWMWCMDNCPTLTVNIYKLGIKIAEHKLENAAEADKAAAEALVMRVYTQRLEHFPKDKADIYDDIATFKREQGASDDEVYEWLEKTFQEDPTALSPKNIYKYFDIILVKYKDTDTQKVFDTYDEVGEALELKKQDYTKTIEEINAKDSTTLSSRDIKKRKVSQQIITNLTIVEGGLDQKLAAISTCERLIPFNRKNFDAHRTDALWLKRAVSRMYNKECTEDPLYDELVEAYVHADPSPQASVFYAGILLKNGETNKAMDYFKRAVEQETDDYKKAGYLYKIAVNLNKKGRKSEARSYAYQALEFQPTMGRAYLLIASMYASSANSCGDDVVSKRMVYVAALNKARKAKSVDPSISSTANRFINSYSDNIPSTKDLFVAGVKSGSTHKIGCWINETVRVP, from the coding sequence ATGAAAAAAATGAGACACTATTTAACCTTACTATTTTTAATAGCTTCAATGCCGTTGGTTTTTGCCCAAGCCAGCCAAGATTGTACTATTAAATATAATCTTTTTAAGGGGGACTACAATGCTAAAAATTATGATAAAGCATATGAAAACTGGATGTGGTGCATGGATAATTGCCCAACACTTACTGTAAATATTTATAAATTAGGTATAAAAATTGCAGAACACAAGCTAGAAAATGCAGCAGAAGCTGATAAAGCCGCTGCTGAAGCTTTAGTAATGAGAGTTTATACACAAAGATTAGAGCATTTTCCAAAAGATAAAGCTGATATCTATGATGATATAGCTACATTTAAAAGAGAGCAAGGTGCTTCTGATGACGAAGTGTATGAATGGTTAGAAAAAACATTTCAAGAAGATCCAACCGCATTATCTCCAAAAAATATCTATAAATATTTTGATATTATCTTAGTTAAATATAAAGATACAGATACTCAAAAAGTTTTTGATACTTATGATGAAGTTGGTGAAGCTCTTGAATTAAAAAAACAAGATTACACAAAAACTATTGAAGAGATTAATGCAAAAGATTCTACAACTTTAAGTAGTAGAGATATTAAAAAAAGAAAAGTTTCTCAACAAATTATTACTAATTTAACTATTGTAGAAGGTGGTTTAGATCAAAAATTAGCAGCAATTTCTACTTGTGAACGTTTAATACCTTTTAATAGAAAGAATTTTGATGCACATAGAACAGATGCACTTTGGTTAAAAAGAGCGGTTTCTAGAATGTATAATAAAGAATGTACTGAAGATCCTTTATACGACGAATTAGTTGAAGCGTATGTACACGCAGACCCTTCTCCTCAAGCATCAGTATTTTACGCAGGTATTTTATTGAAAAATGGTGAAACAAATAAAGCCATGGATTATTTTAAAAGAGCTGTAGAACAAGAAACGGACGATTATAAAAAAGCTGGTTATTTATATAAAATTGCTGTAAACCTTAATAAAAAAGGTAGAAAATCTGAAGCAAGAAGTTATGCATACCAAGCTTTAGAATTTCAACCAACAATGGGTAGAGCTTATTTATTAATAGCAAGTATGTATGCTTCAAGTGCAAACTCTTGTGGAGATGATGTTGTTTCTAAAAGAATGGTATATGTTGCAGCTTTAAATAAAGCAAGAAAAGCAAAATCTGTTGACCCTAGTATTAGTTCAACAGCTAACAGATTTATAAACTCTTACTCAGATAATATTCCTTCAACTAAAGATTTATTTGTTGCAGGTGTAAAATCAGGTTCAACTCATAAAATTGGATGTTGGATTAACGAAACAGTTAGAGTACCATAA
- the lptC gene encoding LPS export ABC transporter periplasmic protein LptC produces the protein MTRSIVYKIKNIAIVFSVAMFFSCTNSAKEVRDFLADKNLPIGEAVNIDLKHTDSGSVDIKMKAPLMLDFANREAHPYSEFPKGIFITTIEKNGDSTTVKGDYAKTYNKTAVSEIRGNVVITNYAKNNKLETTEIFWDQKAHYFFTEKRFVFYTATDTIYGTGFEASEDLELWWVKNQSGVIEIKD, from the coding sequence ATGACAAGATCAATTGTATATAAAATTAAAAACATTGCTATTGTATTTTCAGTAGCAATGTTTTTTTCATGCACTAATAGTGCTAAAGAAGTAAGAGATTTTTTAGCAGATAAAAACCTGCCAATTGGTGAAGCTGTAAATATAGATTTAAAACATACCGATTCTGGTAGTGTAGATATTAAAATGAAAGCTCCCTTAATGTTAGATTTTGCAAATAGAGAAGCGCATCCATATTCAGAGTTTCCTAAAGGTATATTTATTACTACAATAGAAAAAAATGGAGATTCTACTACAGTAAAAGGAGATTATGCTAAAACGTATAATAAAACTGCTGTTTCTGAAATAAGAGGAAATGTAGTAATTACCAATTATGCGAAAAACAATAAATTAGAAACTACAGAGATTTTCTGGGACCAAAAAGCACATTATTTTTTTACTGAAAAAAGATTTGTGTTTTATACTGCAACAGATACAATTTATGGAACTGGCTTTGAAGCCTCTGAAGACTTAGAATTGTGGTGGGTTAAAAATCAAAGTGGTGTTATAGAAATTAAAGATTAG
- a CDS encoding hemolysin family protein — MEFQIAVILISILLSAFFSGMEIAYVSANKFQVELEKRKEGFTSKILSRITSKSSKFITTMLVGNNIALVVYSFFMGEFIIGFIPENIFNEFSILLIQTVISTLIILITAEFLPKALFRIYANETLYFFAPLAYVFYIIFHFISWFITLISDFVLRLFFNSAKDIKQPVFTKVELGNYISKQLENARDFEEVDSEIQIFQNALEFDTVKAREIMIPRTEVVAVDINDSIANLKKLFIETGYSKILVYKGSLDDVLGYVHAFELFKKPKNIKSMLLPVEFVPESMMINNVLNILTKKKRSLSVVLDEFGGTSGVITVEDIVEELFGEIIDEHDTLELLENKINDREFEFSARLEVDYLNETYNLNLNENEAYETLGGFIVYYNEDIPKEGEVIEIDNLYFKMLKVDSSKIMEVYLKVLDKAD, encoded by the coding sequence ATGGAATTTCAAATTGCTGTAATTTTAATTTCAATATTACTTTCAGCCTTTTTTTCTGGAATGGAAATAGCCTATGTTTCGGCTAATAAATTTCAAGTAGAATTAGAAAAAAGAAAAGAAGGATTTACATCTAAAATTTTATCTAGAATAACTTCAAAATCATCAAAATTTATTACCACAATGTTAGTCGGTAATAATATTGCTTTGGTGGTTTATAGTTTTTTTATGGGCGAATTTATTATCGGTTTTATACCTGAAAATATATTTAATGAATTTTCTATACTTTTAATTCAAACAGTAATTTCAACCTTAATAATATTAATAACCGCAGAATTTTTACCAAAGGCGTTATTCAGAATTTATGCCAATGAAACATTGTACTTTTTTGCTCCATTAGCATATGTGTTTTATATAATTTTTCATTTTATATCTTGGTTTATAACCTTAATTTCAGATTTTGTTTTAAGGCTCTTTTTTAATTCAGCAAAAGATATTAAACAACCGGTGTTTACAAAAGTTGAACTTGGAAATTATATTTCAAAACAATTAGAAAATGCGCGAGATTTTGAAGAAGTAGATTCTGAAATTCAGATATTTCAAAATGCTTTAGAATTTGATACGGTTAAAGCGCGTGAAATTATGATACCAAGAACGGAAGTTGTAGCCGTAGATATTAATGATAGTATAGCAAACTTAAAAAAACTTTTTATTGAAACAGGTTATTCTAAAATTCTTGTTTACAAAGGATCTTTAGATGATGTTTTAGGTTATGTACACGCTTTTGAACTATTTAAAAAACCAAAAAACATAAAATCTATGTTACTTCCAGTTGAATTTGTGCCTGAAAGTATGATGATTAATAATGTTTTAAATATTTTAACCAAAAAGAAACGAAGTTTATCTGTTGTTTTAGATGAATTTGGAGGAACATCGGGTGTAATAACCGTTGAAGATATAGTAGAAGAGCTTTTTGGAGAAATTATTGATGAGCACGACACGTTAGAATTATTAGAAAATAAAATAAACGACAGAGAATTTGAATTTTCGGCACGTTTAGAAGTTGATTATTTAAACGAAACATACAACTTAAACCTTAATGAAAATGAGGCATACGAAACACTTGGAGGGTTTATTGTTTACTATAATGAAGATATTCCAAAAGAGGGAGAAGTAATAGAAATCGACAATTTATATTTTAAAATGTTGAAAGTAGATTCCTCTAAAATAATGGAAGTTTATCTAAAAGTTTTAGATAAAGCCGATTAA